One genomic region from Sulfuriflexus mobilis encodes:
- the hflC gene encoding protease modulator HflC, protein MNIKFLGAILVAAFVLVGLSVFTVDEREKVIKFRLGEIVRTDYEPGLYLQTPFINNVRKFDARIQTLDAKPTRYLTKEKKNVIVDSFVKWRIGDLKTYYITMGGDPNRANAALFPIVNDQLRSEFGKRTIREVVSGERAEIMSILAANTKTQAVKYGIDVIDVRIKRIDLPLDVSGSVYDRMRAERDRVAKELRARGRAEGERLRADADRQYTVILAEAYRDAQTLRGEGDAKAAEIYAKAYNKNKEFYSLYRSLNAYKASFASKNDILVIEPGADFFKYFNSPKGKK, encoded by the coding sequence ATGAATATTAAATTCCTAGGGGCGATCCTGGTGGCGGCTTTCGTACTGGTTGGACTGTCCGTGTTTACCGTTGATGAGCGTGAGAAGGTCATCAAGTTCCGGCTCGGTGAGATTGTCCGCACCGACTACGAGCCAGGCCTGTATTTGCAGACGCCGTTTATTAATAACGTTCGCAAGTTCGATGCGCGCATCCAGACCCTGGATGCCAAGCCGACCCGTTATCTGACCAAAGAGAAGAAAAACGTTATCGTCGATTCCTTTGTGAAGTGGCGCATTGGTGACCTGAAGACGTACTACATCACCATGGGTGGCGATCCAAATCGTGCCAATGCGGCCTTATTCCCGATCGTCAACGATCAGCTGCGTAGTGAGTTTGGTAAGCGCACTATCCGTGAAGTGGTGTCCGGTGAACGTGCCGAGATCATGAGTATCCTTGCCGCCAACACCAAGACCCAGGCCGTGAAGTACGGCATCGATGTGATCGACGTGCGTATCAAGCGTATCGACCTGCCGCTAGATGTCAGTGGCTCGGTCTATGACCGTATGCGTGCCGAACGTGACCGTGTTGCCAAAGAGTTACGCGCCCGTGGTCGAGCCGAGGGTGAGCGTCTGCGTGCCGATGCGGATCGTCAGTACACGGTGATCCTCGCCGAGGCCTACCGTGACGCGCAGACGCTGCGTGGTGAGGGTGATGCCAAGGCTGCCGAGATTTATGCCAAGGCCTACAACAAGAACAAGGAGTTCTACTCGCTGTATCGCAGCCTGAATGCCTATAAGGCCTCATTTGCGAGCAAGAACGACATCCTTGTCATTGAGCCGGGTGCGGATTTCTTCAAGTATTTCAATAGTCCGAAGGGCAAAAAATAG
- the hflK gene encoding FtsH protease activity modulator HflK: MAWNEPGNSGGGNGRDPWGNRGDQGPPDLDEVVRKMRDKVGGLFGGGGGSGSRSSSSPGGTFSIIILVLAAWLLYDASYVIEPAERGVVLRFGKHVDTLQPGFNMRLPRPVEKLVRVNVENIRKLSVGGTQAESLMLTRDENIIDIEFSVQYKIKNASDYVFNVRNPEESLLHATETAVREIVGKTNMDYVITEGRDVVAVQARDLVQQILDDYGTGLEVTEFNMQDAQPPEQVQNAFADAVKAREDEVRFKNEAEAYSRDLLGKAVGAAQREVLDAQGYRSKVIESSTGEAARFANLLIEYEKAPEVTRERLYIETMETVLGNSTKIMTDTKAGNNIMYLPLDQLMRQQGQGTSQQNTFSSASSNSTDVPQAPRTVIDPRSRGGR, encoded by the coding sequence ATGGCCTGGAATGAACCGGGTAATTCTGGGGGCGGCAACGGCCGCGACCCTTGGGGTAATCGAGGCGACCAGGGTCCACCGGACCTGGATGAAGTCGTCCGCAAGATGCGCGACAAGGTCGGTGGCCTGTTTGGTGGCGGCGGTGGCAGCGGTAGCCGCTCCAGTAGCAGCCCGGGTGGCACCTTCAGCATCATCATCCTCGTGCTGGCGGCGTGGCTCCTGTATGACGCCAGTTATGTCATCGAACCTGCCGAGCGCGGCGTCGTACTGCGTTTCGGCAAGCACGTCGATACCCTGCAGCCGGGCTTTAACATGCGCCTGCCACGTCCGGTTGAAAAGCTCGTGCGCGTTAATGTGGAGAATATCCGTAAGCTCAGCGTGGGGGGGACCCAGGCCGAGTCGTTGATGCTGACCCGTGATGAAAACATCATCGATATCGAGTTCAGCGTGCAGTACAAGATCAAGAACGCCAGTGATTATGTCTTTAATGTCCGTAACCCGGAAGAGTCGCTGTTGCATGCGACGGAAACGGCGGTGCGTGAGATCGTCGGTAAGACCAATATGGATTACGTCATCACCGAGGGTCGTGATGTCGTGGCGGTGCAGGCCCGCGACCTGGTGCAGCAAATCCTGGATGACTACGGTACCGGTCTGGAAGTCACTGAATTCAACATGCAGGACGCCCAGCCGCCCGAGCAGGTACAGAACGCCTTTGCCGATGCCGTGAAGGCACGTGAGGATGAGGTTCGTTTCAAGAACGAGGCCGAGGCCTATTCACGTGACCTGTTGGGTAAGGCAGTAGGTGCCGCGCAGCGCGAGGTACTGGATGCACAGGGTTATCGCAGCAAGGTCATCGAGTCGTCTACCGGTGAGGCGGCACGCTTTGCCAACCTGCTGATCGAGTATGAAAAGGCCCCTGAAGTGACACGTGAGCGTTTGTATATCGAGACCATGGAAACCGTGCTAGGTAACAGCACCAAGATCATGACGGACACAAAGGCTGGTAATAACATCATGTACCTGCCATTGGATCAGCTCATGCGTCAGCAAGGTCAGGGTACGAGTCAGCAAAACACCTTTTCGTCAGCATCAAGCAACAGCACCGATGTACCGCAGGCTCCACGCACGGTCATTGACCCACGCAGCCGAGGAGGTCGCTAA
- the hflX gene encoding ribosome rescue GTPase HflX — protein MFDRPRSGERAVLVHLDFPQDDNREELDEFRELAASAGAIPVEVVTGSRRSPHPRYFVGSGKAEEIRDVVKSMEAEIVLFNHALSPAQERNLEQLLECRVLDRTGLILDIFAQRAHSHEGKLQVELAQLKHLSTRLVRGWTHLERQKGGIGLRGPGETQLESDRRLIGNRIKNIRKRLVKVHKQRDQGRRHRRRQDAITVSLVGYTNAGKSTLFNRLSGADVYAEDKLFATLDPTLRRVDIGIGEHIVLADTVGFIRHLPHDLVAAFQSTLEETREASLLLHVVDASSERREENMEQVNLVLEEIGAEDVPQIQVFNKIDLIEGAVPRVDRDAQGRVRRVWVSAVSGAGLDELRAVLHELCFDTAGTLARGADDMGSNEFGSEHTDFIEPETEIDEEDVRIA, from the coding sequence TTGTTTGACCGCCCCCGTAGCGGTGAGCGTGCCGTACTGGTTCACCTCGATTTCCCCCAGGATGACAATCGCGAAGAACTCGATGAGTTCCGTGAGCTGGCGGCTTCTGCCGGCGCCATACCGGTAGAGGTTGTCACGGGCAGTCGTCGTTCCCCGCATCCGCGTTACTTTGTCGGCAGCGGCAAGGCTGAAGAGATCCGTGACGTGGTGAAAAGCATGGAGGCGGAGATCGTCCTGTTTAACCACGCCCTGAGTCCGGCACAGGAACGTAACCTGGAACAATTACTTGAGTGCCGGGTGCTGGACCGTACCGGTCTGATCCTCGATATCTTTGCCCAGCGCGCCCATTCGCATGAAGGCAAGCTACAGGTCGAACTGGCACAGTTAAAACACCTCTCGACCCGCCTCGTGCGAGGCTGGACCCACCTTGAACGCCAGAAGGGCGGCATCGGTCTGCGTGGTCCGGGTGAAACCCAGCTTGAATCGGACCGTCGTTTGATAGGTAACCGCATCAAGAATATTCGCAAGCGTCTGGTAAAGGTCCACAAGCAACGCGACCAGGGTCGTCGTCATCGCCGTCGCCAGGACGCAATTACCGTCTCGCTGGTCGGTTATACCAACGCCGGCAAGTCGACACTGTTTAACCGGCTCTCCGGGGCCGATGTCTATGCCGAGGATAAACTCTTCGCCACGCTCGACCCGACCCTGCGTCGGGTTGATATCGGTATCGGTGAACATATCGTGCTGGCGGATACGGTCGGTTTTATCCGCCACCTGCCGCATGACCTGGTGGCGGCCTTCCAGTCAACCCTCGAGGAAACCCGCGAGGCGAGCCTGTTGCTGCACGTGGTCGATGCCAGCAGTGAGCGGCGCGAAGAGAATATGGAGCAGGTCAACCTCGTGCTCGAGGAGATCGGTGCCGAGGACGTGCCACAGATCCAGGTCTTTAACAAGATCGACCTCATCGAGGGTGCCGTGCCGCGTGTCGACCGCGATGCCCAGGGCCGGGTCCGCCGGGTCTGGGTCTCGGCGGTTAGTGGTGCGGGGCTTGATGAGCTACGTGCGGTACTGCATGAGCTTTGTTTTGATACGGCGGGGACGCTGGCGCGCGGCGCTGATGATATGGGCAGTAATGAATTTGGCAGCGAACATACTGATTTTATTGAACCTGAAACAGAAATAGACGAAGAGGATGTGCGGATTGCCTGA
- the hfq gene encoding RNA chaperone Hfq — protein MNKGQMLQDPFLNALRKERVPVSIYLVNGIKLQGQIDSFDQFVVLLKNAVNQMVYKHAISTIVPARNVRIPGSEGESEKEKEKDKEDDSAGPGNK, from the coding sequence ATGAATAAAGGGCAAATGCTACAGGACCCGTTTTTGAATGCACTGCGCAAAGAACGTGTGCCAGTATCGATCTACCTCGTGAATGGAATCAAGTTGCAGGGACAGATCGATTCGTTTGACCAGTTTGTGGTGTTATTGAAAAATGCTGTTAACCAGATGGTCTACAAACATGCTATTTCCACTATCGTGCCGGCGCGTAACGTGCGTATTCCGGGTAGCGAAGGTGAAAGTGAAAAAGAAAAAGAAAAAGACAAAGAAGACGATAGCGCCGGTCCGGGTAATAAGTAA
- the miaA gene encoding tRNA (adenosine(37)-N6)-dimethylallyltransferase MiaA, with product MKHAELPPAIFLMGPTASGKTALAVELVRRLPVEIIGVDSGQIYRGMDIGSAKPDAETLRVAPHRLIDIREPNESYSAAEFRDDALREMHEITEAGRIPMLVGGTMLYFRALEHGLSPLPAADAGVRASLEAEAAEQGWASLHARLAEVDPVAAARIHPNDPQRIQRALEVYMLTGHSLTALIAAEERETLPYRLCKLAIAPGDREVLRARIALRFHQMIEQGFIEEVEALYARGDLNLDMPSMRSVGYRQIWQYLQGEYSREEAVERGIIASRQLAKRQMTWLRSDTHVHGFDSGEEKLLESVLKCLNGCPI from the coding sequence ATGAAACACGCCGAACTGCCCCCTGCCATTTTTTTAATGGGCCCGACTGCCTCGGGCAAGACCGCGCTGGCCGTGGAGTTGGTCAGGCGCCTGCCGGTGGAGATCATCGGTGTCGATTCCGGACAGATCTACCGTGGCATGGATATCGGCAGTGCCAAGCCCGATGCCGAGACCCTGCGCGTGGCACCGCATCGTTTGATCGATATCCGCGAGCCCAACGAGAGTTATTCCGCTGCCGAGTTTCGCGACGATGCCCTGCGCGAGATGCACGAAATCACCGAGGCCGGTCGGATCCCGATGCTGGTCGGTGGCACCATGCTGTATTTCCGGGCACTCGAACATGGCCTCTCACCCCTGCCTGCGGCCGATGCCGGGGTGCGGGCGAGCCTTGAGGCAGAGGCCGCCGAGCAGGGCTGGGCGAGCCTGCACGCGCGCCTGGCCGAGGTGGACCCCGTTGCCGCGGCACGGATTCACCCCAACGACCCGCAACGCATCCAGCGTGCGCTGGAGGTGTATATGCTCACGGGTCACAGCCTGACCGCGCTGATCGCGGCCGAGGAGCGGGAAACCCTGCCATATCGCCTCTGCAAGCTGGCCATTGCCCCTGGTGACCGTGAGGTATTACGCGCACGCATTGCGCTGCGTTTTCACCAGATGATCGAGCAGGGTTTTATTGAGGAGGTCGAGGCCCTGTATGCCCGTGGCGACCTGAATCTGGATATGCCCTCAATGCGTTCAGTGGGTTACCGGCAAATTTGGCAGTATCTTCAGGGTGAATATTCCCGTGAGGAGGCCGTTGAAAGGGGTATCATTGCCTCGCGGCAACTGGCAAAGCGACAAATGACCTGGCTGCGTAGTGATACCCATGTACACGGCTTCGATAGCGGCGAGGAGAAATTATTGGAGTCGGTCTTGAAATGCCTTAACGGCTGCCCAATATAA